The sequence CACTCTGCAACATGATTCAGTTGCTGATACTTCAACATCAGCTCCTTTAGATACCCTACCTCAGCCTACTGGTTCAGCTGCTTCAACATTTGTTGCTCCAGATCCATCATTACAGCCTACCAGAAAATCCAGCAAACAAACTAAACCACCTTCTTATCTTAAAAATTTTGAGTGTTATTCAATTCTTCAAGACCAATCTTctattcctcactatttatctAAATTTTTATCTTATTCCCAATTATCTGATCCTTACAAAGCTTTTGTTTTTGCAGTTTCTGCTATGAGGGAGCCTCGATCATATCAAGAAGCCATACAATTTGAACAATGGCTGAGGGCCATGCAACACGAGCTAAATGCACTCATACGAAACAAGTCATGGAGTGTTGTTAAACTACCTCCAAACAAAAGAGCAATAGGATGTAGATGGGTctataaaattaaattcaatAGTGATGGAAGTGTAGAAAGGCTTAAAGCTCGACTTGTTGCACAAGGTTATACGCAACAAGAAGGGCTAGATTTTTTCGATACTTTTTCCCCTGTGGCCAAAATGGTCACCCTTAAACTTTTACTTGCTATTTCCACTATTAAACAATGGCATATCTTGCAACTAGATGTTGACAATGCTTTTTTAAATGGTGACCTCAATGAAGAGGTCTACATGACTCTTCCAAAAGGTCTAACACTAGATTCTTCTCATACTGCAGAAACAAATCTGGTTTGCAAGCTTCACAAATCAATCTACGGACTCAAACAATCCTCTTGCCAATGGTACAAAAAGTTGTCTGATGCCTTACTCGAAGAAGGCTTCAAGCAATCCCAAGTTGACTACACTTTATTCACTAGAGTCTCCAACGACAATTTCATTGCTCTCCTTGTTTACGTCGACGACATCATCATCACTGGCCCTAATCTTCCCCTTCTTCACCAATTACAAGCCTCCCTGCACCAGAAATTCCAACTCAAAACTCTTGGTGACCTTAAATACTTTCTCGGCTTCGAAATTGCACGTGCAAAAGAAGGACTTTTCATCTCTCAAAGAAAGTATACTCTTCAACTCCTTGAAGATACAGGCTTTCTTGGCAGTAAACCAAGTAAAACTCCAATGGACCCCAAGCTTCGACCAGACAATGAACATGGAGAGACCCTGGACAACCCCTCCACATTTAGACAGATCATTGGCAAATTACTCTATCTCACTCTGTCCAGGCCCGGTATTACATTTGCAGTTAACAACCTTAGTCAGTTTATGGCCACCCCGAGAACAACACATCTTCAAGCAGTCCACCATTTACTAAGATACCTCAAGGACAATCCTGGTCAAGGACTCCTTTACTCTTCCACTTCAGCACTTACTCTAAGAGGATTCTCTGACTCGGATTGGGCCTCTTGCCCTGTTACTCGACGCTCAACAACTGGATACTGTATTTTTCTCAAAGACAGTCTTATATCCTGGAAGACAAAGAAACAGCCCACCATTTCGAAGAGTTCTGCAGAAGCCGAATATAGGGCCTTGGCTGCTACTACAAGTGAAATCACATGGCTCCAATACCTTCTCCAAGACTTTCAGATTCCACAACAACACCCTGCTTTCATATATTGTGATAATCAATCAGCAATTCATATTGACAACAATCCCACCTTCCACGAAAGAACAAAGCATATAGAACTGGACTGTCATTTTCTTCGTGATAAAATCAAAAATTCTGCTATCAGACTTATTCCAATTCCAAGGTCACTTCAACTGGCCGACGCATTCACCAAGCCTCTTACATCTCTTATTCTTACTAATCATATCTCCAAGATGTCCATTTACAACATATATgctccatcttgagggggggcGGGGGTATTATGAATTATGATTAGTTAAGTTTAGTTAGTTAGTTCTTATATacagtaaactctgttgtataGGAAAGTAGTTATTTCTgttaaactctttttttttcttttcagttttctGTTAGATGTTAGTTATAACTAACTACTGGTCTACCTAAGTTCTAATTGAGTGAACCTTCTGTATATATAGTCCTTAGTCTTCATTCCTGTAATCTAATTTCAACTTTCTCAAATTAATGAAATGTCTTTACTTCTTTTTCGTGATAGTAATACTTATTTATTATtacttataaattttatttttttttagaatagttTACATAATTGATAGTTTTCAAGTATAATTAAGATTCAATTGactctttttttttacaatcGTCACAAATAGttaattgtatttttaatactataaataatttatttttttttaaaaaaattttacacATGTTCTTAGAAAATTATAGTGTATGTAATCATCGATAACcgaattacactaaaaaaaaaactctcataCATGTCAAAACAGCTATAAACTCTcatagtatatataaatattaaaatggtAAATAACATCATAAGTatccaaataaattttttaatggcATCAATATCCAatttgtaaaattgtaatttctTCATTTTCGTTAGTCCaaatttcgttttaaatttattaaaaaaagatttgaAAGTAACTGATACTATATATTTCTGTCCAAACTAAATAATCTTGATTCTGAATCTTATATGTACCTTGTTTAAGACAATAATAGAGTCTCTATTGATAAAATtggagaaaaattacagttttataaacattggATACTTATGTcactaaaaaaatcattagataATTTGGTTTATGCCGTCTATAAACCCAAAACTTTAAACAGTTATGCCACTATTTACCTATATTAAAATagactaattaagatttttgtctCTCCAATTTTCACATgcactaaatcatgctcctaaATTTTTCTGGTCGTTAGAAATTTTTcctaaactattaagattgttgaatttaaggacttttgtccaattttagtaaggaaagtctaacatggatgaaagttcatggAGCATGATTTGACACATGTAAAAGTACGAGAGAAATAATTCcataaatattaaagtatcaagagcatgatttagtacataaataatcactaaattagtaaaattgaatgaaattaaacaaaagtacTTAAATTcgataatctcaatagttcaagagaaatttttaacgattaaaaaaaattcatgaaacatgatttaatacatgttaaaatttaaaaaacaaaatttttaattagacattaaaatataaagaaaattttGCCGCTAGTTCAATTATTATAGCCATAAAGATatacaataaatacatgtcaaattcaaataattaaatcaaTAATATTAACGTGTATTTCccgattatttatttaattacaatattttcattctttaaaatCCAAACCCAAAACAAAAACCCTACAAAAATGTATTCTCTCAATTCAATAcccatttcttcttcttcttcctttttcaaaATCACAACCAAAAACTCACCAATAATCCAATCAATTTCCCCCAATCCAAAACCAATCATGTCCAATTCCCAATCCAACGATCACCATCACTCCAACAACCTCACTCTCGACCGTCGAAATCTCCTAATCGGCGCCGGAACACTCTTCGCtacctcatcatcatcatcaccgtCCCCAGCAGCAGCGGCTGATTACCCGATCAAGCTAGACGGAGCTGTCAAGCGAGTGGTGATCAGGCCACGAAAATCGAGAACCAAGGCGGAgaaagaagacgaagaagaggTTCTGGTGATCGAAGGGATCGAGTTCGATCGAAGTCTTCCGGTGAAGTTTGACGTGTACGTGAACGACGTGGATGACGTCATGGGAGGACCTGATACGGCGGAGTTCGCCGGGAGCTTTGCTAATGTTCCGCATGGGCAGAGGAGAGGAAGTAGTAAGACGATGAAGACTGGTCTGAATTTGGGGATTTCCGATCTGTTGGAGGAAGTGGGAGCAGATGATGATGATAGTGTGGTTGTCACTTTGGTACCTAAGTTTGGGAAAGGTCAAATTACTGTTCAGGGCATTGGGATTAAGCTTCAAGGATAAACGAGATGAGGGTGTTTTTGTAATTTCAGCTCTTTTACAAAGATTTTTATACTTGCTTTTGTGTTTTTTGTACTGTTATTATATACACTCTATAAGTATACTgctaagtttttattttatatatttgttgATATTTGTCGTATTAAACATAATTTAAGCCCCTCATCAATATGTCGATTGGTTAACATATActttgaataaatatatattttaaataataaattttataatactaTAATATTAGCaacatcaaaaagaaaaaaatatgatcagcatataatcaagaaaaaataaatgacaaaacTTTTAAATTTCTAAGAACTTGTACTACAATTAAATTCGATAATACTCTTTAATCAAAACTACTACTACAAATTTTCCAACCTACCATCTTTAAAAACTAATTCTTTCTCTAAATCACTTTATTATTCTTGTCCCTTACCCTTGCTTtatcaataaattaaattatcctCAAATTTCCATTAATACACAAATTATCTTCAAATCTCCtccattaaatatatttatatattataggaAAAATTCATAGAACACCCCTAAATTAATATTTCAGTATCTCTCATCTATATTTATAGCACGTGTGACAATTTTCTTTATAGTAATATTAAAtaactatttaaattttattttttacactataAATTATCTAAAATTCCTTAAACATTTATAAATGCTCCTAAATAACTACTTTATAAACTTTCCTGGATATCATTTTGCTGTTATATCAAAACACCCTTTGGTACTTttgtaaaattcataaaatatatatcgAAAACCCCACTAATGCCTTCGCACCATCGCCCTCCTCTCTCGTTGTCTTCCTCCTTCTCTCGATCTCCCTTTCTTCTCGTCTCTCTCGTCCATCGATCTCCACCTACCCTTCCTCCCTTCGGTCTCCCTCTACTCTCCGCAGTGGCGGAACTATGTTGATGGATGCTGGGGCCATGGCCCCCCTAACTTCAACTTTGTGGTTtatatacaattaaatatataatattctttttaataaaaaaatagatgtgacattaattattatacacatatttaaaagttaattatttgaAGTTctattttattctttctaaaaaTTTACTACTTGGCGGATTTGAATGAGTCAGCAGGTATTtaaatgtaacgtccccgcttcaagcctccattgggtccttatacccacggaatgaatggctcttatacacgagtacgccactctagctgcttcctagattgatgactggccctacagaccaacacgagtgtttccagcgtgctttgtcctcactcgcacgcttcttggcaaaacttcccaggaggtcacccatcctaaaattgctccaggtcaagcacgcttaactatggagttctttcgtgatgggctaccgaaaaacaagatgcaccttgttgatataggtagtaccaatcaatccttttaagccctcttcaactgtgtagtcccatacctacacagtctcagaatcatcccacttgaccttccctgtgcgatgtgggattgcactacccgcatttccccttacggatcacgggactacggccgtcacaatcaccccctcacgggtccgacgtcctcgtcgaccacacttccatTTGGTCGAGGCTTCGATACCATTTGTAATgttcccgcttcaagcctccattgggtccttacacccacggaatgaatggctcttatacacgagtacgtcactttgggcCATTCATTGATCGATGACCgacctacagaccaacacgagtgtttccagcatgctttgtcctcactcacacgcatcctgggaaaacttcccaggaggtcacccatcctaaaattgctccaggtcaagcacgcttaactgtggagttctttcgtgatgggctaccgaaaaacaagatgcaccttgttgacacaggtagtaccaatcaatccatttaagctctcttcaactgtgtagtcccatacctacacagtctctaaATCATCCCatttgaccttccccaggcgatgtgggattgcacagcttacccggtatttccccttacggatcacgggactactgactgtcacattaaATTACCTTAGACTAGTCCATTTCATTTTGTAATATGACCTTAAATACAATTTTTTGAATACTATTGtttgttttgttctttttaaataataaaaataaaagttattatattttttttaattttaattttaagtatCTAAAACAAATCAAAACCAAAAATTACTACTATATAATTATAAGAAGAAATACTTAATTCTTTAGGAAGAATCAATAAGACATTCTTAAAGGGATATTTCGGTAGACCCCTTATCTATTTAGGCATTCACGAGagcttttaagtttatttttttatgatagtATACATTGTAGATATTTAGGATCActtgcaaaatttcaaaatattttaaattgtttgtattgtcgaaaataaagttcaaataGTTGTTtactaaatatataaaaaaaaatagtcatgattgcaataaaatttttaaaacttatttttggcattgtaaactattcaaagttttataaaaatttaccgGTGAGcctaaataactacaacgtacATGATCATTAAAAAATAGTTTGAAAAATACTCTAAAATGTCGAACAAATAGAGAACCAACAAAAATATAAGTGTACTATACAtactcaattattttttttgtttgtaaaaaaaaaatctttatacTTGGCCCCTCCTTAAAGTGGTGCCAAGTTCTGCCACTGACTCTCCGTCACATACGTCAGACCACTACCATCTTCCGTTGGTATCTCTCTCATCTCCATCTCAtacgtcggaccaccaccacctctcgtctgtctccctctctctctttctctctctccgagctcggtataaatatatttatttatttatatacttttgtatttattatatatatttattttgttattctataaatttaatgtgttttaaagttagttgttattgtaacaaaattaattagttgttttattttaatttaagtaaaattataaaactaatgcaggaaaaaatgagagaaaatgcAGATTTTTTGCCATTAATGGCAGAAAAATCtgtattttcttctttttttattacattCAAACCGTCGGGAAGTCCACATTAGACCGTCGCCTATTTTGCCTATTTCGTATAGGCGACAGTAATAGAAACCGACGTGAATACTTTAAACGACTATTTAAAAACGTCGAGAAAAactatttttgtagtagtgacttGAAGTGGTCTTGTCACATATGTAATGTGGTCCAATTTTTAAGACCAATTTTATGTAAAATGTTGCTCAATATAGACAATGGCcacatgatatttttttattagaagaaaataattttttacctaattttttttttaatttaatgtgaTTTGAGACCATGGTGGATAACTTTTAGAGTTGTAAattattagattattttaaaaaaaatgtgacaaATCTCATGTAGATGAGagagaaaaaatattttagaatgatttatatattttaataactataaatgtCCCGTATTGAAGATGCTCTTAGACAAAGAACCACGTTTGCAAGGTGTTTTAGTATTGGAATAAACATTCAAATTAATTACCGtagtgagttttttttttttttaatatttagaaaattaaaataaataatatattgaataataatttttggTAGCATTTGAGTATTTTAGAATGAAAGTTGTTAcaaatgtgaaatttttttgactacttttaaagaaacttagcATTGATCTTATTGAGCAAGTTCCTTTGAAGATGTTctaattagtttaatttaatGTGAGGTgacacaatttaatttaataaaataatataaaaacattTAGGCCCGCATGTGTTTTTCAGGTAGGAAAgttgattaaaaaattttaagtaCAAAAATTAACTAAGAAATTATAATGAAATATTAACAGTAGATTTAGACCGTTAACATTGACTAAGAGATTAATGTAGCACTCCTCTATTTTTTGAGCACAGATTGGTTAAAAGATTATATAACACACCtccattttttatgtttttttggaAAGATTTAGATCGTAAACAATCGATGTGTCATTTAAAAtgatacagtagaacctctatttaagaatactctatttaagaataacctctaatttgttataaaaaaatcaagtctcaatttgggccagttataaataagaataacctctaaattgtaattagttatacattttttaagtcccgtattaacaaagtatatctctatataagaataattacatcttaataaaatatgtacatgtattttgtaaatttatttatgtaaaattaataattttattttaaattataatatatgtatgaaattatatttactctaaaatatttttattatgatatagtattaatgattatttattgttattattgttacattgatattttttggttttttttaatttttttctagtgtaactctatttagttataacctcccaattaaaatataatttacttggtcccaagtgtattcttggatagaagTTCTACTGTATAATGATATGACCAAAAGACAGATTCAAGGGCTGGCAAAAGCTATAACTTGTCATTTCAAATAGTTTGTTTTTTCTGTAATGtcatttcaaataattaataatagtaaATTTAGAGTAccgaaatttaatatttataataataatacttaaggtATATGGAACTTTTGTAGATATATTTGGTGCCAATTTAATGGTCACATGAAAATTTTTTATTAGtccatgttatttatttatttaaaaatttatatatttatatatatatcattaagaGAATGATCACGTAGATATTAACTTTAAGTTTAAACTTAGTTATTTGTAACCGGTagttaaatttatgtatttaacTATATCCAAAATTTAAAGAGTAATATTGTTATGGGGTATCAAATGGCTAGCACTTCAATGACATGACTTCTTATAATTGGTTACtagttttctataatttttattaaattaaaataagtgggactgaatgttaaatttCACTAATAACAATATTACATTTCATAAGGTTACTAGACATGTTAAGACTAATCAAACAGTTAGTTGTTAAGTCTGTTACTGTTTGAGTTAGTTAGCAGttagtttgtttgtttgttatcTGTTATGGCTTTCAGTTGGTTGTTATGATTTCTGTTTTGTTATTCTGCAATCTCTCTTGTATATAAGGCTGTACATTGTTTAGATTCAATGAGATAATTCTTTCCTTTCTCCATTCTTTCTCTGTTCCTTTCTCtgctctttcttcttccttcaactCCCTTTCTTCTGCAACTTTGTTCTTCATGTTTATTGGTGTTACAGTTCAATGGATCGGAGgtttaacatggtatcagagcacttTCCTCCGCTCAATGCAAATATGGCTACTCTAGGAGCTGCTGGTGGAAACTCCAACACATCTGGTGTCAATGGAGTTCAAGCAACACAACCTCGATCTCAAGAACCTGTTTACTTCAACcatagcatttcaattcgtttGAATGACCACAATTTTCTGTTGTGGAAGCAACAGGTACTTGCTGCGATCAAAGGGAATAGGCTACTGAAGTTTATCAAGGATCCACCTCCAGCTGAATTTCTAACCCCAGAGGATCGAATACAGAGCAGAGTTAATCAAGAATACATTAACTGGGAAGTTCAAGATCAGCTCTTGGTCTCTTGGTTGCTGTCATCGATGACTGAAGGTCTTCTCACTCGAATGGTGGGATGCAATTCATCACAACAGATCTGGTCGACTTTGGAGAAGCATTTCACTCTGCAAGTATCTTCGAAAATTCTGGAGTTTCGCACTAAATTGCAGAACTTAAAGAAAGGGAATCTCAGCCTCAACGACTATCTCTTGAAGGTAAAGCAGACCGTTGATCTTCTTGCTTCTGTTGGAGAAATCTTGAGTGATCGAGATCACGTTGCTGTGATTTTCAAGGGGCTTCCTAGTGAATATGATACTTTCGTCATATCCACTAATACTCGAACTGAGCAGTATACCGTCGGTGAAATTGAGGCATTACTTCTGGCTTCAGAATCGAGGATCGAAAAGTCGAATAAGGAAATTGATCTGAGTGCGAATCTTGTTTCAAGTGATCAAGATCCTGCTATGGATTCACTGATGGAGGTTACTCTAGCTTGGAGAAGGTTTCGACAACATTTTGGAAGAGGAAATGCACAATTTAACAGCAACTCAGGTCAGTTTAATCAAGCTCCAAACAGAAATTTCAATCGAGGAGAAAACTTTGGTGGTGGTAAAGGTAATATCTCCTTTAATCAATCTGGTAGATCTGCTATGAATCTGAACAGTAAGGTGCAATGCCAATTGTGCTTGCGTTTCGGTCACACTGCACACAATTGTTATTACCGTTTTGACAAGTCTTTCTCAGGATCACAGCCAGGTTCTAGTTCTCAAGGTGCTGGAACACAGAAACCTCAAATTAACCCCACCACCAGCAACAACAATTCAAGTGATCCCAACTGGTATCCAGATTCAGGAGCCACTAATCACTGTACTCCTCAAGCTCAAAATCTAGCAAATTGCTATGATTATGGAGGACAAGATCAAATGCATGTTGGAGATGGTACAGGTTTGTCAATAAAGCATATTGGTCAATCTTATTTTACACCTCAGCATGCATCTCATTCTTTAGTTCTTAATAACTTACTTCATGTCCCAGAAATCACAAAGAATCTCATTAGTGTTGCTAAATTTGCTAAAGACAATAATGTATATTTTGAGTTTCATGACGATTTGTGTTTTGTCAAGGACAAAGTGAGTCATACTACCTTGCTGATGGGGATGCACAAGAATGGCCTATATACTTTTGACCCTACTCAACTTGGTCCTGTTCACTCCAGCCCCATTTCCAATCTGTCTTCTCAAGACTTGCAGCagcaaagccctcaacaaacCAGTCATGTTTCCTACAGTAGTTCAGCCCAACCTAGTTCCAAATGTACCTTTGTTGCTACACTAAATGGTTCTACTGTTAAAGTATCAAACTGCTTTAAGTGTAACAACAATGTACAAAATGAATTCACTCTTTGGCACAATAGGTTGGGACATCCTTCCGAGAAGGTTGTCCAAAATGTATTGAAATCATGTAACATTTCTGGCATTAATAAAGAATTTGAATTTTCTGTTTGCTCTGCTTGCTGTCTTGGTAAAATCCATAAGTTTCCCTTCCCAAAGGCATCTCAATCTATTATTTCTGAACCCCTTCAGTTGGTGGTCTCTGATCTTTGGGGACCATCACACACACCATCCTTTAATGGCTATAAATATTACATTCATTTTGTTGATGCCTATTCTAGGTTTACTTGGCTTTACCTTCTCAAAAACAAGTCTGATGCCCTCAAAAAATTTCAACATTTTAAGGCTGAAGCTAAACTACAGCTTGGTAAATCCATCAAAACCCTCCAAACCGATTGGGGAGGAGAGTTTAGATCCTTTACCAACTTTCTTGCTGAATGTGGTATTCATCATAGGCACCCTTGTCCTACTACTCTTCAAAAAAATGGCCTTGCTGAAAGAAAGCATAGGCACATTGTTGAAAATGGCCTAGCTCTTCTTGCACAAGCCTCCTTACCTCTAAAATTCTGGGATGAAGCCTTTAGAACTGCTGTATATTTACACAATAGAATTCCTACACCCTTATTGCAGCAGTCTACACCCTTGGAAACTCTATTTCACACTAAGCCCGACTACACAACCTTTAAAACCTTTGGttgcaaatgttatcccaacaTTAGACCTTACAATAAACACAAGTTAGAGTTTAGGTCTTCCCCTTGTACTTTTTTGGGATATAGTTTGAATCACAAGGGGTACAAGTGTCTTGACTCTAAAGGTAGGCTATACATCTCGAGAGATGTTATCTTTGATGAGTTCTCTTTTCCACATGAGCAAACTTCTCAATCCACTTCTCCCACAGATGCATCTGAAAAATCATTCCTCATATCAGCATTAATTCCTACATGTTCTCATTACAGACATCCATACACCATCCATGATCTTACTGCACCAGTTACTTCTGTACCTACTGCTGGTAATTTTTCAGGTGTTTTAAATAGCCCAAATACTATTGACCAACATGCTTTGTGTGACAATACTTTTGTACCTAATCCTCCTATAGATATTTGTCCCTCTAACAGTCAATTTCCAGTGCTTGTGTAACCTGTTGTAGGAGCTACCGCTGTCTGTGATGCAGGTGCAACTTTAGCAAGTGGTGCTCGTGTTCATGAAGAGGCTACTGCTAGTCCAACTAATGAGGGTACTGAAGCTGTTACTGTCACAAGAACCAGCTTACAACCTTGTTCACCATCTCCAAATTCTGGTACTTTGAGTTCTGCAACATCAGATTCTAGACCTCCTCCTATCTGCTCTTCTCCAGCTGCATTGCCTCTTGTTGCTGGCTGTTTGAATGCACCAAGCAGAGTTAACAAGCATCACATGACCACCAGATCCAAGTTAGGAATTTTCAAACCCAAGGCATTTTTGGCTTCTAGAGAACCCTCCTCTCTCAAAGAAGCTCTTCAACAAGAGCAATGGAATAGTGCTATGAGTGATGAAATCCTTGCCTTAGCTAGAAACAAAACTTGGATCTTGGTGAGACTTCCTGAAGGAAGACAAGCAATAGGGTGTAAATGGGTGTACAAGATCAAAGAAAACCCCGATGGAAGTGTTCTTAAAAACAAGGCTCGGCTTGTGGCTAAAGGATTTCACCAACAAGCAGGTTTTGACTTCACAGAGACTTTTAGTCCTGTGGTTAAGCCTGTTACCATAAGGGTTGTTTTGACTCTAGCCTTGTCTAATGGTTGGAAAATTAGACAACTAGATGTCAACAATGCCTTTCTAAATGGTGATTTGCAAGAGGAGGTCTATATGACTCAACCACCCGGCTTTGAAGTCCCTGGACAAGAACATTTAGTGTGCAAGTTGAACAAGGCTCTTTATGGTCTAAAGCAAGCACCTAGAGCTTGGTTTGACAAATT is a genomic window of Cannabis sativa cultivar Pink pepper isolate KNU-18-1 chromosome 9, ASM2916894v1, whole genome shotgun sequence containing:
- the LOC115722749 gene encoding polyphenol oxidase, chloroplastic, which produces MYSLNSIPISSSSSFFKITTKNSPIIQSISPNPKPIMSNSQSNDHHHSNNLTLDRRNLLIGAGTLFATSSSSSPSPAAAADYPIKLDGAVKRVVIRPRKSRTKAEKEDEEEVLVIEGIEFDRSLPVKFDVYVNDVDDVMGGPDTAEFAGSFANVPHGQRRGSSKTMKTGLNLGISDLLEEVGADDDDSVVVTLVPKFGKGQITVQGIGIKLQG